One Candidatus Paceibacterota bacterium genomic window carries:
- a CDS encoding GspE/PulE family protein: protein MTLLEALARKNLISESDIPGIEAEMSSTGQSLAQVLEKRGISPAELIKTGREAVDIPERHLGSTRIPYDTLKYIPEESAVHYKFAPLGVTDGVLEVGLVDPEDMEARDALNFISSKIGMPFKIFSISEDDFKKIVDTYKGLSGEVTKALTDLQSDVAGDMGDNIEISRYDEDGEEDISKGKDAKIIEDAPVTKIVATILRYAIEGNASDVHVEPMRDNVRVRFRVDGILNTSLILPINIESSVAARIKVLSNMKLDEKRKPQDGRFSAKIDGRKIDFRVSTFPTYFGEKVVMRILDQEKGVKKLDEMGLSPRNIALLKDAITRPYGLILISGPTGSGKTTTLYSMLNEIDRESNNVLSLEDPIEYNVPGMSQSQVRPEIGYTFANGLRTTLRQDPDVIMVGEIRDKETAKLAVQAALTGHLVLSTIHTNNAAGVIPRLIDMGVDPYLIAPTLILAAAQRLVVKICPGSGKPIPIEGSLKAMVETTFEDLPEKFRKEIKIPDHILGIAPTPECPSGTRGRSAVFEVLKMDKELDAMLLKSPTEAEIMKVARQQGMLTMKEDGLIKAFNGEIPFEEVNKL from the coding sequence ATGACCCTTCTTGAAGCGCTCGCGCGTAAAAATCTTATATCAGAAAGCGATATCCCCGGCATAGAAGCGGAGATGTCTTCGACTGGCCAATCACTCGCGCAAGTTTTGGAAAAAAGGGGAATTAGCCCGGCGGAACTTATAAAAACTGGACGAGAAGCTGTTGATATCCCGGAAAGACATCTGGGAAGCACCAGAATTCCATACGATACGCTCAAGTATATTCCTGAGGAATCCGCGGTCCATTATAAATTCGCTCCGCTCGGGGTAACTGACGGCGTTCTCGAGGTTGGGCTTGTTGATCCGGAGGATATGGAAGCAAGGGATGCGCTCAATTTCATCTCCTCGAAAATCGGGATGCCCTTTAAGATTTTTTCTATCTCGGAAGATGATTTCAAAAAGATTGTCGATACCTACAAAGGCCTTTCGGGGGAGGTAACGAAAGCCTTGACTGATCTCCAGTCGGACGTTGCGGGGGATATGGGGGATAACATCGAAATATCCCGCTATGATGAAGACGGAGAAGAGGATATCTCGAAAGGGAAAGACGCGAAGATTATCGAGGATGCTCCTGTTACGAAAATTGTCGCCACCATCCTTCGCTACGCAATTGAAGGGAACGCTTCGGACGTCCACGTCGAGCCAATGCGGGATAATGTCCGAGTTCGTTTCCGCGTGGACGGAATTTTAAATACCAGTCTCATACTCCCCATCAATATAGAATCATCCGTTGCGGCCCGCATCAAGGTGCTTTCAAATATGAAGCTTGATGAAAAACGCAAGCCTCAAGACGGACGTTTTTCCGCGAAGATCGATGGAAGGAAGATCGACTTTCGTGTTTCAACATTCCCGACCTATTTCGGCGAGAAGGTGGTGATGCGAATTCTCGACCAGGAAAAGGGAGTCAAGAAGCTCGATGAGATGGGTTTGAGTCCAAGAAACATTGCGCTCCTCAAAGATGCAATCACTCGTCCGTATGGACTCATTCTCATTTCCGGTCCGACTGGTTCTGGAAAGACCACGACACTCTATTCTATGCTCAATGAAATTGATCGAGAGTCGAACAATGTACTTTCTCTCGAAGATCCGATCGAATATAACGTGCCGGGGATGAGTCAGTCGCAAGTCCGTCCAGAGATCGGGTACACTTTTGCAAACGGTTTGCGCACAACGCTCCGACAAGACCCGGACGTCATTATGGTCGGTGAAATTCGAGATAAAGAAACCGCCAAGCTTGCGGTGCAAGCCGCGCTTACCGGACACCTCGTGCTTTCGACCATTCACACCAACAATGCCGCAGGAGTGATTCCGCGACTTATCGATATGGGAGTTGACCCATATCTTATCGCACCAACGCTCATTCTTGCTGCTGCGCAAAGGCTTGTAGTAAAGATCTGCCCTGGTTCCGGAAAGCCAATTCCGATCGAAGGAAGCCTGAAAGCGATGGTTGAGACCACATTCGAAGACCTTCCCGAAAAGTTTAGAAAAGAAATAAAGATTCCGGATCATATATTAGGCATTGCTCCGACTCCGGAATGTCCGAGTGGAACTCGCGGGAGGTCTGCCGTCTTTGAAGTTTTGAAAATGGATAAGGAGCTTGACGCGATGCTTCTTAAAAGTCC
- the pilO gene encoding type 4a pilus biogenesis protein PilO codes for MFKTLTPIILLVASIGLFFGFIDPQYQGIVAKRVKLAQYDEALGKSKDLANRRIELSEKYKSITDEDRVRLSKMLPNAVDNVRLILDINSIANLHGMKIRNTKINQGPSAADKNNSVIVDERKYDSIGLGFTVTSSYNEFFNFLNDLEHSLRITDIVGLTIRPQKIGVYDFSIDLKTYWLKAK; via the coding sequence ATGTTTAAAACACTCACACCAATTATTCTTCTTGTCGCTTCCATCGGGCTTTTTTTCGGATTTATCGATCCGCAGTACCAAGGCATTGTGGCAAAAAGAGTCAAGCTTGCTCAATATGATGAGGCGCTCGGGAAATCGAAAGACCTTGCTAACAGAAGAATTGAACTTTCAGAAAAATACAAATCCATCACTGATGAGGATCGGGTTCGGTTAAGCAAAATGCTTCCAAATGCCGTAGATAACGTCCGTCTCATCCTCGATATCAATTCTATCGCTAATCTCCATGGGATGAAAATTCGCAACACCAAGATAAATCAGGGACCATCAGCGGCTGATAAAAACAACTCTGTTATTGTTGACGAGAGAAAATATGATTCCATCGGTCTGGGCTTTACTGTCACTTCTTCGTACAATGAATTTTTTAACTTCCTGAACGACCTTGAGCATAGCTTGCGCATTACTGATATTGTGGGGCTTACCATCCGTCCTCAAAAGATAGGCGTTTACGATTTTTCTATAGACCTGAAGACGTATTGGTTAAAAGCGAAGTGA
- the pilM gene encoding type IV pilus assembly protein PilM produces MENPFKKIFQGMLKPSNPSVLGIDIGSSSIKVVQLKKKGGKAVLETYGELALGPYSGLEMGRATNLPTERVSEALKDLLREAKTSTKQCGVAIPIGSSMVTMIELPKVPEKELAQMIPLEARKYIPVPISEVSLDWWVIPEEPAETSEESEAVQPSAPVLGKVEKVQVLIVAIHNEVISRYQDIIAKSGIEASFIEIEIFSTIRALIDKSPGAIMIIDLGAGSTKLYIVDRGIVRNSHTINRGSQDITIALSSSLGVSIPEAENIKRSFGAVQRTDEKAIADTISLTTDFIFSESNRVLQNYQKKYNKNIAKVVLAGGGLGYKGLLELAKHAFEVEVMLGEPFSKVEFPAFLEPTLRMTGSEFSVAIGVALRRLQELP; encoded by the coding sequence ATGGAGAATCCTTTCAAAAAAATCTTCCAGGGAATGTTGAAACCGTCGAATCCGAGCGTACTCGGCATAGACATCGGCTCTTCTTCGATAAAAGTTGTCCAACTCAAAAAGAAAGGAGGGAAGGCAGTGCTCGAAACATACGGAGAGCTTGCTCTCGGTCCTTATTCCGGACTTGAGATGGGACGGGCGACAAATTTGCCTACTGAAAGAGTTAGTGAAGCGCTCAAGGATCTTTTGCGCGAAGCAAAAACAAGCACAAAGCAGTGCGGAGTGGCAATTCCCATTGGTTCTAGTATGGTGACGATGATCGAGCTTCCGAAAGTTCCCGAAAAAGAACTGGCGCAGATGATTCCGCTTGAGGCGCGAAAATATATTCCAGTTCCAATCTCGGAAGTGTCTCTCGATTGGTGGGTTATTCCGGAAGAACCAGCAGAAACATCTGAAGAAAGCGAAGCTGTGCAACCATCGGCGCCGGTTCTTGGAAAAGTAGAAAAAGTACAGGTGCTCATCGTGGCAATTCACAATGAAGTCATCAGCCGTTATCAAGACATCATTGCGAAAAGCGGGATCGAGGCAAGTTTCATCGAGATTGAAATCTTCAGCACCATACGAGCTCTCATCGACAAGAGTCCGGGGGCTATTATGATTATCGATCTTGGCGCAGGTTCTACAAAACTTTATATCGTGGATAGAGGCATTGTCCGCAATTCCCATACCATCAACCGGGGTTCTCAAGATATAACGATCGCTCTCTCGTCTTCACTTGGTGTCAGTATTCCCGAGGCGGAAAATATAAAACGCAGTTTCGGCGCTGTTCAGAGGACTGATGAAAAAGCAATTGCAGATACCATTTCTCTTACAACAGATTTCATTTTTTCTGAATCAAACCGAGTTCTCCAAAATTACCAGAAAAAATACAACAAGAATATTGCGAAAGTTGTTTTGGCTGGAGGGGGCTTGGGTTACAAAGGACTTCTTGAGTTGGCGAAGCATGCTTTTGAAGTAGAAGTGATGCTCGGAGAGCCGTTTTCTAAGGTAGAATTTCCCGCGTTTCTAGAACCCACCCTTCGCATGACTGGTTCCGAGTTCTCTGTTGCTATCGGAGTTGCCTTGAGACGCCTTCAGGAGTTGCCATAG
- a CDS encoding phosphoribosyltransferase family protein — protein sequence MNTLSAFFRKIFFGCIDLLLPPSDIERMRPEEFASRVKSVAQRGNLPADIEILFPYRDSLVRRAIWELKYRGNRKIASLLSALLYERMLREARKRESSEERTKIIVIPIPSSQGRLREKGFNQVHLLVEMMQTHDTEKIFSFDISTLQKIRETKTQVSVKNKNDRLQNLRGAFAVARNKNVTGTTIFLIDDVATTGATLWEAKHILSKAGAKKVVCFAIAH from the coding sequence ATGAATACACTGTCTGCCTTTTTTAGAAAAATCTTTTTCGGGTGTATCGATCTCCTCCTTCCCCCTTCGGATATTGAGAGGATGAGGCCGGAAGAATTTGCGTCTCGAGTGAAAAGTGTTGCCCAAAGAGGAAATTTGCCTGCCGATATCGAAATCCTTTTCCCTTACAGGGACAGTTTAGTGCGCCGAGCGATTTGGGAGCTCAAATATCGCGGAAATAGAAAAATCGCTTCTCTGTTAAGCGCTCTTTTGTACGAAAGGATGCTTCGCGAAGCCCGCAAGAGAGAGTCATCGGAAGAAAGAACAAAAATCATTGTTATCCCGATTCCCTCTTCACAAGGACGGCTTCGGGAAAAAGGATTCAATCAGGTGCATCTTCTGGTAGAAATGATGCAGACACATGACACAGAAAAAATATTTTCATTCGATATCTCAACGCTTCAAAAGATACGAGAGACAAAAACTCAAGTGTCAGTAAAAAATAAAAATGACCGCTTACAAAACCTAAGAGGCGCTTTTGCGGTGGCTCGGAACAAAAATGTCACGGGAACAACAATCTTTCTCATCGACGACGTAGCAACAACGGGTGCCACACTTTGGGAAGCAAAACATATTCTCTCGAAAGCCGGAGCGAAAAAGGTGGTTTGCTTTGCAATAGCACATTGA